The stretch of DNA TCGCGATCGCCGCGCATCCGATGGACAAGGACTCGCTGGGACCGCTCGCGAACTCGCTGCCGTTCGACGGAGTGGAGACGATGAACTCGGCGGAGGAATCGGCTTACCTCGTGCGTAAGGCCGCCGCAAACGACCGAAGATCGGCCTTCTACATGACCGTCACCAAGCCTCGGTTCGGCGCGTCCGATGCGCATGACCCGAAGATGGTGGGGATGTGTTATACGATCCTCCGCGACTGCGCTCCGACCCCGGACGCGATTCGGGACGCCCTCTACAGCGGTCGAACGCAACCTGGCGACTGCCCCGCATTCGCGGCGCGTACGAGGGGTATCACCCGGAGCGGCCGGTGGCTCACATGGACGCCCCTGGGCTTCCAATCGAGCGTACACCAGGATTACACGCCGATGCTTCGCGTCCCCCTGCGCCGGGGAAGCCTGGCGTTGAAGATCGACTCCGGCACAGGCGTGCTGTATCGCAAGCGGTTTTAACCTCGCCGCTTCGCCATCAGCCCTTCAATGATCGGCGTCTCTTCCGGGCTGTCCAGGTCCGCGCCGATCTCGGCATATGTCGTTTCCAGTGCGCGGGCCGTGGCGCCGAGAACGCGAGTGACCTGTGTTTCCAGCTCGGAGATGCGCGCGCGTTTCAGCATCACCTTGAGGACGAGGCGCAGGTTGATGAGCCTCGCCAGCTCCAGGGGCTTCTTGCGCGCCGCCAACGCCTTCCTGATGAGCTCGTCGCTCGCCAGCAGTCTCGTGCTGTGAACGAGGATCAGGTTGCCGCCGGTGAAAGTGCCCTCGACGAGCGTGCCGTAGGTCCGGCTGAGGCCGGGGCATTGCGCTTCGTTCTGCTCCTTGCGTATGATCGGGTACACAAAATCGGCGTCGATCTCCATCCCGCGCCCGATCACATCATCCACGGCAGCCGGCGTCAACAGCGGCACATCGGAACTGGAGAGGAGCACACGTTCGTCCGGGAAATGCCTCAGTCCGGCGGCGATGTTGTCCCACATCCCCTCGCCCACCGGGAGCAACGCGGCGTCACCGATCACCGCCGACAGTTCATCGGGACCTACCACCACGATTTCCCGGACACCATTCGCCGCACGAAGCGCATCGAGGACCCATGCGACCATCGGCCGCCCCGCGACCGGCGCAAGGGCGCGAAGGGCCGGCCACCCGGCCGCCTGCACCTCCGGCTTGGCCATACCTCCCGCCAGCACAACCACCGGCACACTTTTCCCCGTCATGATTCTCCCTCGTACGGCAGCGGGACCGTATGGCAAACCGACGTCCAATACCCCGCAGGCCGAATCCGTTCAGCGATTTCGCCGGCGTGCCGCTCGTCCCGGGCGAGGCCGTAAACCGATGAACCGCTGCCGGACATCGACGCCGCAACAGCCCCCGCTTCCACCAGTCGTTCCTTCGCCGCCTGCACCGGCGCGGCGAGGCCGAACGCTGCGGCTTCGAGATCGTTTTGCAGACACGCCCCGAGGCCTTCCGCTGAGTTGGCCAACAGAGCCGACACCATCTGCCGCGAACGGTCGAGCGCGCGCGTCACCCCGGCAGCCGACTCATCGTACCGGCGGTAAACGCGTGGCGTTGGCAGTTTCACGCCCGGCCAGACGACAACCAGCCAAACCTGGGCGGGCGGTAGCAGTTCGGTGAGTGTTTCCCCGCGCCCTTCCGCCAGCGCGGTCCCACCCGTCAGAAAGAACGGCACATCCGAGCCCAGCGTGGCGCCGATTTCCGCAAGACGGACCGCAGGCCAATCGAGGCACCACAGTTTGTTGAGGGCCAAGAGGGCCGTTGCCGCGTCGGAGCTGCCGCCGCCGAGGCCCGCGCCCACCGGAATACGCTTCCGAAGGGCAATGCGCGCCCCTTGTTCGACGCCGGCGGCGCCGGCGAGAGCGGTCGCCGCGCGATAGACAAGGTTGGATTCGTCCGGAGGCGCGTCGGGACTGCCGCCCGACACGATGATGCCTTCGCCCGGAGCGTCTTCCAGGGTGAGGGTGTCGTGAAGGGAGATGGCTTGCATCACGCTCCGGAGTTCGTGGTAGCCGTCTGCGCGGCTTCCGAGGATCTCCAGCGTCAGGTTGATCTTCGCGGGGGCGAGAGCGGTGACCGTCATAGTGGCTCCAGTGGCATTCCGCCTGCGGGCACGGCCTGCCAATGTGTTATCATGGTTCAGTGAGAGCGCCCTTGGCAAGAATCTCCGGCGTGCTGCTCGCCCTGACGGGCGTTGCGGCGATCGCCGGGCTCGTGTATCTGCCGGTCTGGCTGCATCGCCACGATCCGCCGCCGCCGTCGATCACGAAACGCCCGGCCGACGTAACCGTCGCCAACGTGCCTGATGCGACGCTTGTCGGACGCCATAATGGACGGAGGATCTGGCGTATTCACGCCGGCGACATCCGCGTCGCAGCGGACGGGCACACGACAACGTTTGTCGGAATCGATCGTGGCACACTGTACCGCAATGAGCGCCCGGCGGCAAGCATCACGGCCGCCCGCGCCGTGTACAACGACGACACGGCAACCCTCCTGGTCACCGGAGGCCTGACGCTTTCATCGCACGGCGTGACGGCGCACACGTCGCGCATCGACTGGCGGGAGCACGAAGATCGCGTACGCTGCCCGGAACCGGTTGTCATCGCCTGGAAAGGCGGATTCGTGCGAGCCGAAAGCGTTGAGACGAACACCAAAATGTCCGAGATTACCGGCCGCGGCGTGTCCGCCGCCGCGCAAGTGGAGGCGCCGATGCTGCGAAAACTGACGCAACAACTGGGGATGGGGGCGATTCTCGCCACTTTTCTCGCCAACTCCGCCACGGGCCAGTCCGCGCCTCCGAAGTACAAGGAAGTGCGCTTCACGCACGCCGACTTCCTGCGCTGGAACCAGGCGAACGACACCAGCGTGTACGAGGGCAATGTTGCCGCCTCGCAGGGTGACACGTCGTTCCGCGCGGACAAGATCGTTTACCGAAAGGCCGAGAATACCGCTACCGTCTCGGGCCATATCGTGGTCGAGAACCCGAAGAACCGCATTGAAGGTGACACCGCCGAGGTGGATTTCAACGCGAAGACAGCAGTGCTGAAAGGCGCCAACGGCGTGAAGGTAGCTGTCCTGCCGGCGCCGACGGCGGACCCCAAGAGCGTCCGAGCGAGCATCAGGGAGCCCCTGCTCATCGCATGCAAGTCGGTCAGGTATTACTACAGGGAAAAGCGCGCCGAAGCGGCCGGACCGATCACCGTTACGCGCAAGAACCAGGTCGTGACCGGCGAATCCGGGACCTACGACGGCGCCAATGAGATCGTGACCATCACGGGCAACGTTCACGGCAAGGATGAGAAGAACCAGACATTCGATGCGCCATCCGTGAAAATGGGCGTGAAGGAAGGGGCGGAATGGCTGGAGGCGCCGAACGTGAAGGCGACATTTTTCGTGAAGGAGGAGGAGGCTTCGGCTTCCCCGCCTCGTTGATGCGCGGTACGCTAAGGTGGTAGAATGGTGATGTCGGGCCCATAGCTCAGCGGCAGAGCAGATCCCTCATAAGGATTTGGTTGCAGGTTCGAATCCTGCTGGGCCCACCAATCCCCTCATATTCAGGCAATCGACTCCTTTCGGCCCCGGCTCGGTTCCCACGCTCGTTACCGGCTGGGACAGCCCGCCAGACCGTCGCAAACCCTGAACAAACGCCCCAGACTCAAAACTTACCTCCCGGAGAGTAGAACATGTCGACGAAGACAAAGGCGCCACTGGCCGCATCGATCCTCCTGATTGCATTGTGCCCGTGGGCCGGATCGCAACAGAACCCCGACGGGCTGGCCCGCGTGGGCACGGCGAAGGTACAGGACACGTTCGTTCCGCTCCCTCCGGGGGATGTGAAATTCACAGGCGGCCTTCTGGGCGCCCGCTACGACGTCAACGAACGCAATCGTCTTCTGCGCGTAGACGAACAGGATCTCCTGGGCGCGTTCGAAAACCGCGACGGCACACACCAGGTATGGCAGGGCGAACACGTGGGCAAATTCCTGCACGCCGCCACACTGGTCTGGGCAACTACCGGAGACAATGCGCTAAAGGCGAAGATCGACCGAGTTGCCGCGCGCCTGATCCACACGCAGGAAAAGGACGGCTACCTCGGAACGTATCCGCCCGCGCAGCGATGGACCGCATGGGACGTCTGGGCGCACAAATACGACCTCCTCGGCCTCCTCACTTACTACCAGTACACCCACAGCAAATCGGCCCTGGAGGCCAGCCGCCGCGTGGGCGACCTCCTGGTGCGCACTTTCGGGCCGGGCAAGCGGGACATCAACAAAGCCGGCGAGCACATGGGTATGGCTTCGTGCAGCGTGATTGAGCCCATGCTGCTTCTCTACCGGGCCACCGGAGACGGCCGTTATCTCACCTTCGCGAAGTACATCGTTGCCAATTATGATGCGCCCGGGGGCCCCACTGTTGTCTCCTCATTGCAGAAATTCGGTCGGGTGGACAAAGTGGGAAACGGCAAAGCCTACGAAATGCTCTCCAACTTCAACGGGCTCATCGAAATGCACCGCGTTACGCAGGACGGCGCGCTCCGGCGTGACGCGATCTCGGCCTGGAGCGACATCGTGGCGAATCGGCGGTATGTTACCGGCACCGCCTCGGCCGGAGAGTACTTCCGGGACGACCATGTGCTCCCCAATGGCGAGAGCTCCAACGTTGGCGAGGTGTGCGTCACCGTCACATGGGAGCAGATGAACCTGCAGCTCCTGCGGCTCACGGGTGATCCCGCCTACGCCGACCAGATGGAATTGACGATCTACAACCACCTCCTGGCCGCTCAGAAGCCCACAGGCGAGGCGTGGTCGTACTACACACCCCTGGAAGGCCGGAAGGCATACAGCCCGAACACCACCTGCTGCCTGTCCAGCGGGGCGCGCGGAGTGGCGCTCCTGCCCTCGATCGCCGCCATGAAGAGTGCGGACGGCGGTCTCGTCATCAACCTTTACAATTCGTCGACCATCCGGACGCGTCTGCCCTGCGGCACGGTTGCCGTGCGGCAGGAAACCGATTATCCCGTCTCCGGCGGCGTCCGGCTGACCGTGAATCCGGAGACGCCGGGAGCATTCCCGCTGCGCCTGCGTATCCCGTCCTGGGCGCGCGGTACATCGGTCACGGTAAACGGCCGCCCGCTGGCCGCCGCGAGGGTCCGCCCGGGCTCGTATGCGGTCGTCAATCGCCGCTGGAAGCGCGGCGACAGCGTATCGCTCAATCTGCCGATGCCGGCCCGGTTGATCAGGGGAGACCATGGCAACGACGGGCTCGAGGCCGTTATGCGGGGTCCCGTGGTCTATGCCGTGGACACCGCGCAGAACGGTAACATCCGCATGCTGAAGCAGGTGGCGCTGGCGGCGGACAACGCGTCCCAACTCAAAGCGACCGCCACCGTGTCGAAGGCGTTGGGCAGCCAGATCGCCCTTCGCACGCCCGGCAGCGTCGCGGGCGCCAACCGTGACCTCAACCTCATCCCATTCTCTTTCGCCGGACAGGATGGCGCCAGCCGGTATGCCGTCTGGATTGCGCGCCCCGGACATGCCCAGCTTCACGGCGGGTCCGGATCCCTGTTCTACGCGGCCAAAGTGTCGGTCTCGCGGATCGGCAATCAGGTTGCCGATATCGCGGACGACGATGTGACCACCCGATCGGTCACGTGGAATGACGCCATGGCGGACGAAGACTGGTATGCGCTCACCCTGCCGAAAGCGGTTCGCATCGGCCGCGCCACTTACGCCCACGGCGCCGTGTACAACAACGGCGGGTGGTTCGATGCATCCGCCGGCAAACCCCGAATCCAGGTCCGGACAGAGGCCAACGGGCCGTGGATTACCGTGGCTACGCTGGATTCCTATCCGGACACCACGGCGACCGACAACGCGCACCTGACTGAAGGGCAGAAATTCTCCGTGGCGTTTCCGCCGGTGGATGCCGTTGCAATCCGCGTGGTGGGACGCCCGGCATGTGGAGACCAGCCCAGGCAGGCATTCAGCAGTTGCGCGGAATTACAGGCGTTCGCGCCCTGACGAGAGATGACCACCGACACCGCTAAATCCGCCGCGACAGCCGGCCGGTTCGCTCGCCAGGGCCGATCATTCGCCGGCGCACTGCGCCCCTGGCTGATGCTGGCGCTCGTATGCGCCGTCTTTTCCGTGCACCCGGGATTCCGGGGCACGTTCTGGCGCGAGAGCTACCTGCCGAATATCCTGCAGCAATCCGCGCGAAACATCGTGCTCGCGGTCGGGATGTCGTTTGTCATCATCACCGGCGGAATCGACCTGTCGGTCGGCTCCGTGCTCGCGCTGTCCGGCGCGGGGCTTGCGCTGGCCATGAACGGTCCTTTGCCGCTCTGGCTGACCAGCGTCGTGGCGCTCCCCATCGCGCTGCTGGCCGCCTGGAGGGCTTACTCGCGCGCCAGGACCCGCAGCAAACAGACGGCGCTCAGCGCAACGGTATTTCTCGTCGCGGAGGCGGGATTGACGTTCGTGCTCTCGCGCGGGCTGGCTGGCGGGGTGAAGATGGAGGGCGCCATCGCCATCGCATTGCTCATTGGCCTCGCTTGCGGGATGGCGAACGGATTGATGGTGTCCGTAGGCAGGATACCGGCTTTCGTGATGACGCTAGGGATGATGAGCGCGGCCCGCGGCCTCACGCTATACGCGACAGACAGCAGCAGCGTGCCGGCGCGCGTCCAACGCTTCCTGGCGCTGGGCCAGGGCGCGCCGCTCATCACGATTACGTTGGTCGTCGTCATTGCCGCCGCCGTCTTGCTTGCCCGTACCAGGGCAGGACGCTATGTCATGAGCATCGGCGGGTCGGAACAGGCGACGCGGCTGTCCGGCGTTGATGTGGCGGCGTACAAGACGATGGCGTACGCGCTTTCGGGTCTGGGCGCGGGCATCGGCGCCGTCCTCGTCACAGCCAAATTCGGCACCGCGAACACGGGCGCGGGGACCGGAGCCGAACTGGACGCGATCGCGGCCGTCGTCATCGGCGGCACAAGTCTGAGCGGGGGGCAGGGCTCTATCGTCGGCGCTCTCGTCGGCGCGCTCACCATCACCGTCATCGAAGCCGGGCTCGTGCTGTGCGGCGTCCGTGACACGCTGCAGGCGGTGATTCTCGGCGGTGTCATCGTGCTGACAGTACTCATCGATCAGGTGCGCAAGGCGCGCCAGTGACGATTCAAGGAGACAGGAACATGCGAATAACACTCGTACCACTGTGCGTCGTCTCAGCGGTGGCGCTGGCCGGCTGTGGAAAGGAGCAGCCAACACCCGGCGGCGGTTTCAGCGCGCTCCCCGCCCGAAAGGGGCCCGTGGTGACGGTCGCCTCCCTGGACGCGGTCAAACAGGCAAAAGCGCCGTACGACATCGTGCTGATCGTCAAGACGCGGAACAATCCGTTCTTCCGTCCAATGATCGCGGAGTTCGAGAAGACGGCGCGCGAAATGGGCGCCAGACCCGAGATCCAGGCGCCCCCCGAGGAAATGGACTACGAAAAGCAGGTCGCCCTCGTCCAGACGGAGGTCGGCAAGGGCGTCCGCGCGATCTGTATCGCTCCGGCGGATTCCAAGGGCATCGTTCCGGCGCTGGTTGCCGCTCAGAAAGCGGGCGTGTTGATCATCAACGTGGACAACCGGATCGACGCGGCGGCGGCCCGCGCTCAGCGGCTCGTTAGCGACGGCTATGTTGGGGCGGACAACGAGGCAGGCGGCCGGCTGGCGGGCGAGGAGATGCTCAAGGCCCTCAACAACACAGGCAAGGTTGCGATTATCGAAGGCATACGCGGCGCGGACAACGCCGAGGCGCGGCGCCGGGGATTCACGTCCGCCGTGGCGGGCAAACTGGACGTCACCGCCTCCGAGAGCGCCGAATGGGATACCGAGAAGGCGTACCAGAAGATGCAGAACGTCCTGGCAAAGCACAGTGATCTCAAGGGAGTGTTCTGCGCCAACGACAAGATGGCGGTGGGCGCGATGAAGGCCATCGCCGAGGCTGGCAGCAAGGGCAAACTCACGGTGGTAGGCTACGATAACATCCCCGACGTTCAGTCCGCCCTGGCGTCCCACGAGATGTTCGCCACCATTGAACAGCATCCGGACCTGATGGGGCGCTACGCCGCGCGGATGGCCGTGGGCGTACTGAACGGGGAGACCGCCAGGGGCGGCGATATCCTCGTCCCACTGGAAGCAATCCGGAAGTAGTGGCGACGCCGTTCCGCCCGAATGCCGCGCGGACGCCCTCGCCCCATCCCCAAAGGGAGACCGAAACGTGATATCGATGAAACCGGCGGCCATTTGCGCGGCCATTTTCTCCCTGGCGGCGGCCGCCATCGCAAAGCCGCCGCCTCCGAAGGCGCATCCGATCGCGAACGGGACCTTCATACAGGACTACCTCTGCCGCAACTGGACGGACGCTACCTGGCTGGCCGAGTTCCGGTACATGAAGGCGCTTGGGATGCGCTACATGGTGTTCGGAGCGGTCGCGGATGGCAAGACGCACACATGCGTGTACCCTACGTCGCTGCCCGGCTACCATCTCGTGGAGCCGAACACCGATCCTCTGGGCGCGTGCCTTCGCAACGCCGAGAAAGCCGGCATCCGGGTGTTCGTCGGCCTGAATTTCCACGGGGACTGGTGGGCCAGGGGTTCGTATGATTCGGCGTGGCTGAACTCCCAGATGGAAGAAGGCAACCGCATCGCCGATGAGCTGTACAACCGGTACCACGCCCGGTATCCGAGGGCCTTCTACGGCTGGTACTGGGTATGGGAAGTGGACAACATCAGCGCGCAATCACCGTCCAAGGCGGCCACTCTGTCCGGAGCACTGGATGTAAGTGTCCGCCACCTCAAGAGCCTGAACCCGGGCATGCCGGTCATGCTCTGCCCGTTCATGAACTACCGATTGGGCACACCGGCCCTGTACCGCGGATTCTGGGAGAGGGTATTCGCGTCTTGCGCGCTCGGCAGGGGCGATATCTTCGCGCCGCAGGACTGCGTCGGCGCCGGCGGCCTCACCCTGGACAACTTCGCACAATGGTTCGCCGCGCTTCGGAAGGCCGTTGACACCAAGCCGGGCCTGGTCTTCTGGTCCGACACCGAAACGTTCTATCAGGACGACTGGACCTCCGCCACCCTCAATCGTTTCGTCCGGCAGCTCAAGGGCGTGCAACCTTACGTCGAAGGCAGCATCACGTTCGCCTGGAGCCACTACTACAGCCCCAACAACGTGGACGCGGGCTGGCAGAAGACATATGCCGGCTACGTGCGCACGGGCAAACTGGAATCCGTGCCGCCCTCCACACCGCGGCATCTGCGGGCGGCCAGGCAGGCGAACGGCACGGTCCGCGTGACCTGGGAGGCTTCGACCGACAACGTCGGCATCTGCGGATATTACGTGTTCCGCAATGGCGTCCGCGTAAGCCGGCAACAGGGCTCCAAAGGCCTTACCAACCGAAAGGGCCCGCAGACAACGTACATCGACCGCCCGACGGCGCAACCGCCCCGCGCCTCGTACGAGGTCCAGGCCTATGATTTCGCCGGAAACGTTTCGCGCAGAGTGGGACCGGTATCGCCGGTCGTTGTCCCGGCGACCGTTAAGTCGAATTAAGCCCGCCGCACATGACAAAAGGCCCGGCCTCACGGCCGGGCCCCTCTTGTTTGGCTATCCGGAGGCATAGAGTACTGCATGGCTAAGGCTTGGTAGTGAATTTAGGTGGCTTCGCATTTGCGGTATTTTATTCACGAAGCCATCAAAATGAACTCCAAGCGCCTTTCCCCAGAGTTCGGAGCGTACTTGATTGACAAGGCGAGCAGTCGAAGGCCGCGGCGCTGGCTCGCGCCGCCATTTAGGCAGAGGCAACCCGCACACATCGACTCCGGCCTGGGCTGCGGCAGCGTGCAGTATGCCATAGCAGGCCGCCACCATCGCCGGGACCAGTGGTACGGCACTCGGAGTGCGCACCTGAGCCTCTCCAAGTCCGAGGAGGGACTTTTCCTCGTGGAATGCCACCTCGATGTCCCATCGCCAGACATAAGCCTGAAGGATCTTCTGGAGGGACAGGTGGGGTTCTGTGCAAACCAGATAAGCAGGATCCCGGTAGAGGAGCCGCGCGCTCTTGCGCGGTCTGTATGAGATAGGGCGTACCGCGATCACGGTCAGGTTTCGTCCTCCTGCCGGCTTCCAACGGACCGGACTGAGCACCTTCACCCGGAACAGATGCATCTTCCCCGCCGCGAAAGCCTTGACCTTCTTCCAGGGGATACTCTCCTCCTGGCGCAACATCTCCGGTGTGAGCAGGCGATCACCATAGAGTCGGCGTCGACCGACACCTTGCGCCGCGTCTGGTACAGCGTAGAGCTTGGCGTCTTTGCGAAGCCTCCCGATGAGCACCGTGTTCTGTGGTATGTCGCGATAGACGGAACGGTTCGTATAGCCCCCATCACCGACCAGAAGAAGCGTTCGCCGTTGTCCGCCAGGATCGGCATCGAGGGTGGATCGCAGATGGTGAATCCTCTGGCGTGCCACCTCACCCAGCCGCGTTCGCTGCTGGGCATCTCTGTAGCGACGCCATTCTTCTTCGGAAGCGTTTCGTCGCGGCCGTTTGGGCGTGGGGGCGTGGACGAGATCGACGGGGAGCGCCCGTGCCTGCCCCGTCCAACCGTGTTCGGGCAGGAGTAATGCGGTCTGCAGGTGTCTTTGCGCCCAGGTGAAGGAGACGCCGAACGGCGCGCCCAGGGGATCACGCCGCCAGGCGGCGCCGTGTATTCGCTTTCCCTTCTTGTGCAGAAGCGTATCGTCTATTGCCGCAACCACGGGGAAGCCTTCGGGAATGTGTTTCAGAACCGCGCGCCGCACAGGCGCGAATAACAGGTCCGGCTCGAACCGTTCGTTCTCGAACAAACGGTAGGCGGCTGACCAGTCGACGAACTGCTGGCCGGACGTGCAGATAAGTCCGGAGAGCGTGTGGCGTCCGAGGCTGGCGAGTATGCTGTACATCAGGGTCCGTCCGTGTTCGAAGGTTCTGCGTTGTTTGAAGGCGGGGCGGCACTGAAGGAGCAGGTCGTCGATGCAAGGGGTCAGGGCAGCGGAGTTTTTTTTACCGCCGATTCGGGGACGTGGCGTCGCCTGAGAACCATCTGTCCTTTGTCCTCGATGATCCACTCGACTGTCTCGCCTTTGTCGAACTCCATGGCGTGTGCGATGGCGGCCGGAAAGTTGACGTACCACTGTTCGCTGGCTTTTCGTTTGATGACCTGAATCTTGGTTGGGTACCCCATATGTTCCTCCTTACAGATGATTATCGGCATGTCTAGTACCCTAACTAGATAACATGTGATGCACAAAATGGCCAGGCGCAAACGCACCTGGCCACACTGTTCAAACAACATATCTAGTCAACAGCCAAACTAGAGAGGCCCGGCCTCACGGCCGGGCCCGAGTGCTCCAGAAGTTACCGGTGCTACCTGCCGGGCATCGCAGCGAGGATGCCCATCAAGCCCGGCGCCGCAAGGACAACAAAGATCGCAGGCAGGATAAAGAACACCAGCGGCAGCATCATCTTTACCGGCAATTTCGCGGCGGCCTCCCGCACGTGTTGACTACGCCGCTCCCGATGGGTTTCCGCCTGTGTGCGCAGCACCTGTGCGATGCTCACGCCCAGGTTTTCCGCCTGGATGATCGCCGAGGTGAACATTTTTACCTCGAGCACGGTGGTCCGCCGGGCAATCCCGCGCAGCGCGTCGGCCCTCGATTTGCCCAGCCGCATTTCCTGAAGCGCCATCTCGAACTCATCCGCGAGGGGACCGCGCTTCTTCTGCGCCACGCGACCCATCGATGCGTCCAGGCTCAGGCCGGCTTCCGCGCTCACCACCAGGAGATCCAATATGTCCGACATCGACTTCAGGACCGCCTGCTTTCGCGCGTCGGCAAGGTGATCGACCACCAGCGTAGGCAACATCCCGATGACGATCGTGATCAGGCCGGCTACTCCGATCCCGAGCGGCCCGTCCAGCAGGGGGTTGCGCAAAAGGGCCAGAAGCACGACTACCGCGAGGGCATAACAGATCAGTTTGACCGCCATATATTCGCGTACGCCGATTGATATGCCGAAGATCGTGGGGTGGCCGGCCGCCTCCAGTTTGCCCTGCATGACGTGTGCGTCAGCCGCCAGGCCGAGTTTTTCGGCCACGAGCGCGAGTCTGCGCAGTGTGGGCAGCACCACGCGCTCACCAAACGGCGTGTCGGTGGCGCGCGTCCTGGGAGGCGTTCCGAAGGCCGGCGTGCTGTCGAGTTTGTGCAGACGTGCGCGGGGCGTCACGGTGGCGCCGGAGGTGAGGGCGGACGCCAGGAACGCCACCGCCACGAATGACGTGATTGCGATAAGCCAGATCAACATTGCTTCAGACCTCCATGGAGACCATCTTCCAGATGATGATCATGCCAACGCACTCGGAAATCGCCGCCATCAGCAGCATCATTCGCCCGATGTCCGTGTTCAACAACGGCGCCATATAGGTCGGGTTCGCGGATTTCATCCAGAAGAACAGGAGGATGGGGATGGCGAAGACCATCACAGCAGACAGCTTCCCTTCGGCTGTGAGCGTGGCGATCTCCCCCCGGATGCGCGCGCGCTCGCGGAGGGTATCGGCGATCTTCTGAAGTATCTCGGACAGGTTTCCACCCACCTGAAGCTGGATGCCGATCGCGGTTGTGATCAACTCCATCTCGTACGAAGGTACTCGCCTCCAGATCGATTGCAGCGCCTCCTCAACCGTATGGCCTATGGTGATGTCCTGCACCGCCATGCCAAACTCTTCCTTAACCGGGCTGGGCATATCCTCGGCGGTTACCTGCAACGCGCGCTGAAAGCCCTGGCCGGAGCGGAGTGACGCCGCCATCAACTCCAGCGCCTCCGGAAGAGCCGCCTCAAAGCGGGCCATTCGGCGGATTCTGGCGTATTCCAGCGCCACCATCGCGACGATGCCCACCATTACCGCCGAAAGCCCACCCCACAGAACGCTGTGCTGCCACCAGGCCACACCCACGGCGCAAACGACGGCCACAATGAACGCGACGATGAGGAACTCCACCGGTGTCAGGTTCCAACCGGCCCGTTCCAGAGTTTGCTCCAAAGACCGGTATTGGTCGAATCGCCGCCACTGGCGCGATGCCCTTCCGAGCGCTTCACGCCGGCTCGACGCGCCTTCGACGAACGCTTCCGGCGATCCGGACGGGCCCTTCAGTGCCTCAAGCCCCTGGCGCTGGGCGGGTTCCTTGCGCATGAAGGCGGTTATCAGCGCGTAGAAGGTTCCGCACGCCAGCAAAAAGATCAGGATTGTGAGTGTTTTATCCATGGTTCAAGGTGCCCGGAACAGATGCGCCGGGCCGGCGAATTACGAGCCGAATATCCCGGTCGGGAGCGAGAAACCCTCGACCTGAATCTTGTCGATGCAC from Armatimonadota bacterium encodes:
- a CDS encoding type II secretion system F family protein, producing the protein MLIWLIAITSFVAVAFLASALTSGATVTPRARLHKLDSTPAFGTPPRTRATDTPFGERVVLPTLRRLALVAEKLGLAADAHVMQGKLEAAGHPTIFGISIGVREYMAVKLICYALAVVVLLALLRNPLLDGPLGIGVAGLITIVIGMLPTLVVDHLADARKQAVLKSMSDILDLLVVSAEAGLSLDASMGRVAQKKRGPLADEFEMALQEMRLGKSRADALRGIARRTTVLEVKMFTSAIIQAENLGVSIAQVLRTQAETHRERRSQHVREAAAKLPVKMMLPLVFFILPAIFVVLAAPGLMGILAAMPGR
- a CDS encoding transposase — its product is MDHRGQRTDGSQATPRPRIGGKKNSAALTPCIDDLLLQCRPAFKQRRTFEHGRTLMYSILASLGRHTLSGLICTSGQQFVDWSAAYRLFENERFEPDLLFAPVRRAVLKHIPEGFPVVAAIDDTLLHKKGKRIHGAAWRRDPLGAPFGVSFTWAQRHLQTALLLPEHGWTGQARALPVDLVHAPTPKRPRRNASEEEWRRYRDAQQRTRLGEVARQRIHHLRSTLDADPGGQRRTLLLVGDGGYTNRSVYRDIPQNTVLIGRLRKDAKLYAVPDAAQGVGRRRLYGDRLLTPEMLRQEESIPWKKVKAFAAGKMHLFRVKVLSPVRWKPAGGRNLTVIAVRPISYRPRKSARLLYRDPAYLVCTEPHLSLQKILQAYVWRWDIEVAFHEEKSLLGLGEAQVRTPSAVPLVPAMVAACYGILHAAAAQAGVDVCGLPLPKWRREPAPRPSTARLVNQVRSELWGKALGVHFDGFVNKIPQMRSHLNSLPSLSHAVLYASG
- a CDS encoding type II secretion system F family protein, with amino-acid sequence MDKTLTILIFLLACGTFYALITAFMRKEPAQRQGLEALKGPSGSPEAFVEGASSRREALGRASRQWRRFDQYRSLEQTLERAGWNLTPVEFLIVAFIVAVVCAVGVAWWQHSVLWGGLSAVMVGIVAMVALEYARIRRMARFEAALPEALELMAASLRSGQGFQRALQVTAEDMPSPVKEEFGMAVQDITIGHTVEEALQSIWRRVPSYEMELITTAIGIQLQVGGNLSEILQKIADTLRERARIRGEIATLTAEGKLSAVMVFAIPILLFFWMKSANPTYMAPLLNTDIGRMMLLMAAISECVGMIIIWKMVSMEV
- a CDS encoding substrate-binding domain-containing protein; translation: MRITLVPLCVVSAVALAGCGKEQPTPGGGFSALPARKGPVVTVASLDAVKQAKAPYDIVLIVKTRNNPFFRPMIAEFEKTAREMGARPEIQAPPEEMDYEKQVALVQTEVGKGVRAICIAPADSKGIVPALVAAQKAGVLIINVDNRIDAAAARAQRLVSDGYVGADNEAGGRLAGEEMLKALNNTGKVAIIEGIRGADNAEARRRGFTSAVAGKLDVTASESAEWDTEKAYQKMQNVLAKHSDLKGVFCANDKMAVGAMKAIAEAGSKGKLTVVGYDNIPDVQSALASHEMFATIEQHPDLMGRYAARMAVGVLNGETARGGDILVPLEAIRK
- a CDS encoding DUF4434 domain-containing protein gives rise to the protein MKPAAICAAIFSLAAAAIAKPPPPKAHPIANGTFIQDYLCRNWTDATWLAEFRYMKALGMRYMVFGAVADGKTHTCVYPTSLPGYHLVEPNTDPLGACLRNAEKAGIRVFVGLNFHGDWWARGSYDSAWLNSQMEEGNRIADELYNRYHARYPRAFYGWYWVWEVDNISAQSPSKAATLSGALDVSVRHLKSLNPGMPVMLCPFMNYRLGTPALYRGFWERVFASCALGRGDIFAPQDCVGAGGLTLDNFAQWFAALRKAVDTKPGLVFWSDTETFYQDDWTSATLNRFVRQLKGVQPYVEGSITFAWSHYYSPNNVDAGWQKTYAGYVRTGKLESVPPSTPRHLRAARQANGTVRVTWEASTDNVGICGYYVFRNGVRVSRQQGSKGLTNRKGPQTTYIDRPTAQPPRASYEVQAYDFAGNVSRRVGPVSPVVVPATVKSN